A stretch of DNA from Thermodesulfobacteriota bacterium:
GGGCGGAAGACCCTCGGAAGGGGGGAGTTCGAGGAGAAGGTCCGGGATCTCTCGCTCGGTCTCCTCACGCTCGGCGTCGGCCGGGGCGAGAGGGTCGCCATACTCCTCGAAAACTCCCCGGAGTGGATAATCACAGACCTCGCGATATCCTCCATAGGGGCGGTGAGCGTACCGGTCTACACCACCCTTAGCCCCGAGGAGACCGCGTTCGTACTGGAGGACTCCGGCAGCACGGCCGTGGTCTTCTCCCCGCACCATATAAAGAAGCTCCTCCAGGCAAAGTGCCCCTCGTTAAAGCACTTCATAGCCACGGCAGAGGTGGAGGGACCCGCAGTTCTCGGTACCGAAGTGCTTACCCTCGGCAGGGTAGCGGCGCTCGGCCGGGAGTCCGGCGACCCGGAGCTCTGGGAGGCGAGGATGCGGGCCGTCGGGAGAGACGACCCGTTCTCGATTATCTATACCTCCGGCACTACCGGTCGCTCCAAGGGGGTCGTCCTGAGCCACGGCAACATCCTCTCCAACATCGAGGCCGTAGGGACCATTATCTCGGTAACCGGCCGGGACCTGCACCTCTCCTACCTGCCGCTCAGCCACATCTTCGAGCGCATGGTCCACCACCTGATGATATATAAAGGCGGGGGCATCGCCTACTCCAGGGGCTTCGCCTACGCCGGGGCCGACATCCGCTTCTTCAGACCCACGCTCATGGTAGCCGTGCCTTTCTTCCTCGACCGGATAAGAGCGAAGGTCCTCGAAGGCATCGAAAAGGCCGGGGGCGCCAAAAAGCTCCTCTTCCGCGCGGCGATGAGGGGGGGAGCTTCAGGGCGCCTCCTCGACGGAGTCGCATTAAGGAAAATACGGGAGAGGATAGCTCCGGGGCTCCGTTTCTTCATATCCGGCGGGGCAAAGCTCCCGAAGGATACGGCCGAGTTCTTCCGGGCGCTCGGCATGCCGGTAATTGAGGGCTACGGCCTTACCGAGACCTCGCCCGTCGTAAGCATGAACACCCCGGAGGACGTAAAGATCGGGAGCGTGGGAAGGCCCGCCCCGGGCGTGGAACTACGCATAAAGGACGACGGGGAGATAGTCGTAAGGGGCCCGGGCGTCATGAAGGGATACTTCAATATGCCCGAAGCCACGAGCGAGGCCGTCCGCGACGGCTGGTTCCACAC
This window harbors:
- a CDS encoding long-chain fatty acid--CoA ligase, which gives rise to GRKTLGRGEFEEKVRDLSLGLLTLGVGRGERVAILLENSPEWIITDLAISSIGAVSVPVYTTLSPEETAFVLEDSGSTAVVFSPHHIKKLLQAKCPSLKHFIATAEVEGPAVLGTEVLTLGRVAALGRESGDPELWEARMRAVGRDDPFSIIYTSGTTGRSKGVVLSHGNILSNIEAVGTIISVTGRDLHLSYLPLSHIFERMVHHLMIYKGGGIAYSRGFAYAGADIRFFRPTLMVAVPFFLDRIRAKVLEGIEKAGGAKKLLFRAAMRGGASGRLLDGVALRKIRERIAPGLRFFISGGAKLPKDTAEFFRALGMPVIEGYGLTETSPVVSMNTPEDVKIGSVGRPAPGVELRIKDDGEIVVRGPGVMKGYFNMPEATSEAVRDGWFHTGDIGFVDPDGFLTITDRKKDLIITSVGKNIAPQRIEAALRADECIKEALVYGDGRPHLVAVIVPDKEGLDAAGIRDEERMKFYEKRIHANLKPFARFEQIRRFALVDDELIREECVTPTMKLKRAMVAEKFRDIIDGLYEVS